The following is a genomic window from Pedobacter sp. KBS0701.
CTGCATGTTTTTTAACTCTTTAAGTTCGTTCATAGCCAGGCGTGGGCATATCGCTTGGGGTACTTTTTTGCTGTTGTTTTTCTTCTTAGCCTTCCGGTTAACAGATTTATATTACGGTTGGTTTAATCACAGGTTTTCCTTAGATCTATTTGATCCAAGAATATATGCAGATAATTTCCTGATGCCTTCGTTGGGCGATTTTCTGCTGAACGTAATCGCACTTACCTGGTTACTCTTGTTTATGTATAACCATAAGGAACAATATAAGTTTCCGGAATGGATTAAACGGAATAAAATAATTGGAATTGTTATTCAGGCCGGGTTAATGGTGTTGATTGGCCGAATTGTTTGGGATACCGACGATATTTTCTTCGGATTAATCTTTAACTCAAAAATTAATTTCGATATCGTTAATATCCTTAAACTCAGTGGAACCAGCTGGGTAGGGATTGTAATTTTATGTTTGGCCTGGTTTCAGATTTACCTGATAACTGTTGTCTCTGCAACAATAAGTAGTCAGTTAAATGTGAGCAATAAAGAGCGGGTCATTGTTTTCCTGATCGGCTTTGCCGGCGTTCTTATCTACAAGTTAGTGGTAGATTTTAATGCATTTTTTATCGTTTTCGCGCTAGTATTATTTATAGTTGCGAGGGCCGTTTATTTAAAAGAGAAAAACTTTTCGATAGGCATGTTTGCCATTGTGTTTTTTTGTCTGGCATTTAATACTTCTATTAAGTACACTAAGTATAAAGATATTAAAGAAAGAAGTTTGCGCGAGCCTTTGGCCAGAAAAGTGCAGTCGTCAGAAGACCCTAATGCAATTGTTGCTTTAGGTACTCTAGGCGATGAAATTGTTAAAGATAGTTTTCTGAAAAGCTATTTTAGTCAAAACCGGAAAGGTGGTTATGCGGTGCTCAAAAATCATATTAAAGATTACCTGGATGGCTATTTAAACCGATACGATTATCAGATTTATCCTTATGATAAAACTGGGACTGCAATAGAAAATTCTGATACACCGCCGATTAATAAGTATAAAAACCTGGTGGAAGCTGGCTCTGTTAAAATCGATGGTTCTAACTTTTTTTATCAGGTAAACAATACATTTGGCTACCAGGATTACTTTGGGATCATTTCGGTTGTCAACAACGGCAGTTTATTGGGTACACTTGTTCTCGAACTCCGGTCGAAGCCATATAATTATAACAATCGGCTACCCGATCTCCTTGGAGATCAAAAATTGATCAAAGACGAAGATTTTAAAGGGTATTCTATCGCCTTGTACAGCAATAATAAATTGCTTAATCAGTCTGGAAATTATACCTATCCTTTAGATGGAAGCACGTTTAAAGGTAAAAAAGATGATTTTATAATCAGCAATGATGATGAACTTCATTACAGCCATTTAATTTATAAACCTACTGATAGCAAAATGGTTGTCATTAGCAAAGAAAAGGTAGACTATGTAGAACGTTTGGCCGCGCTGTCGTTTTTCTTTCTGATATTTATCATCTTCTCTTTGTTGCTTTATGGGTTAATATGGTTAATCAAAAACCTTGATGATGATAAAGTAGGCTGGTTCAGTATCAACAGATCTTTAATGATCAATGCCAATAAGATTTTGTATAAAACCAGAATCCAGGTATCTATTGTATTGGCGGTAGTGGCAACGCTGGTTATTGTAGGCTGGGGAACTTACTACTATATGAACAATGAGTACCGTGGACAGCAGGATGCGATATTAAAGGATAAAATAAGAAAGGTTCAGCAGAATTTTGAAAAGCAGGTTTTTAATAATGGCATTATTACAAACGATGAGAATGCTGCTGCAGATTTTAACAATTTTGCCGATATTAATAATGCCGATTTAAATCTATATGACCTGAGTGGCAACCTGATCATGACAACTTATCCCAAACTCTATAATTATAAAATTATCGGCAAAAAAATGGGGCCTAAAGCCTTCTTTTCTTTAAGTGGTTTACACCGTTCAGAATATATTAATCCCAAGGAAAACATTGGAAGTTTAATTTATGCTGCTGCGTACGCCCCCATCAGAAATGCGCAGAACAAAACAATCGCTTATATTGGTTTGCCAAATTATTCTAACGAAGAAGAGTATAGTGATAAACTTGCACTTTTTGTAAGTAACCTGATTAATCTTTACGCATTGGTATTTGTGGCTATTGGAGTATTGGCTGTATTCTTGGCCAATCAGATTACCAATCCCTTAACTTTTATTCAGGAAAGTATTAGTAAAACTAAAATAGGGCAAAAGAATGAACCTATTGTATGGCGCAGGCATGATGAGATCGGATCTTTAATTAAGGAATATAATCACATGATTTCTGCATTGGAAGATAGTGCAATCAAGCTGGCCAGATCGGAAAGGGAGAGTGCCTGGCGTGAAATGGCGAAACAAGTTGCTCACGAAATCAAGAATCCGCTAACGCCTTTAAAATTAGGTGTTCAGTTACTGGAGAAGTCGTGGAAGGAAAAGGATCCGAACTTCGAGCTGAAATTTAATAAGTTTAGCAAATCATTTATAGAACAGATTGATAGCCTTTCTAAAATAGCATCTGAATTTTCTAATTTTGCCAAAATGCCCGATACCAATCTGGAGCGGCTTTCTTTACTTCCGATTATTGAGCAGGCGAGAGAGGTGTTTAAAAGCACTGAAAACGTTACTATCGATGTGCTCAATAAAAGCGACAGGGACATCGAAATTATGGCAGACCACGATCAGCTTTTAAGGACGTTTAATAACCTGCTTAAAAACGCAATAGAAGCTATAGACGAAGAAACGTTATGCTGTATTACTATTATTATATATATAGATGCGACAAATGCATATATAGAAATAAAGGATAATGGAAAAGGAATACCACCGGCCCTGCAGGATAAAATATTTGTACCTAACTTCACTACAAAAACATCGGGTACAGGTTTAGGTTTGGCGTTTGTTAAGCAGGCTGTAGAAAATGCAGGCGGTTCAGTTAAGTTTACCTCTGTAAGTGGCTTAGGGACAACATTCTATCTGAACTTTCCTTTACCTTAAAATAAAAAATAAATATGGTTAATCAGATGGTGTATTATCTCAACTCCACTTGTGCCTTGCCCATAGTATTACCATCAGCATATAAAATTACGGTATATATGCCCTTTATAAATGGCTTTGGGTTTGCCCAGTCGATAACATAGGTGCTGTCATCGTTATTGTAGTCAATAAAAATAGAATGGCTGAACTGCATATCCTGCCCATCAGCCTCAAAATGGTTTTCCTCGTTAGCAAGCAGGTTTCCTGCAGGATCGAATACCCGAAGATAAATGTTATGATGTCCTTTTTCTGCTAAATGATTCGGCACAATGTTAAAGCGCACGCTTAATTTCTCTGCTGCAGACGATTTGCTCACTTCGACTTTCTTGCCACTTGATTTTGTTCTGAAAGCAATAATTTCGGCCGATTGAAGTTTTAATGCTGCGGCAGTTTTAACTTTCGCATTTAAATTCGAGTTTTCATTCTCCAGGTTAGATGCCTTATTGCTGATGTTTTTTAGGGTATTTTGTAAACTATCGCGACTGTTTTTTAGAAAAATATTGTCGTTCTGAAGCTGAATAATCTGATCATTGTAGTTTTTTACAAATGTTTTCAGCTCGCTAATTTGTGCATTTGCTTTGTCGATTTCGGCTTGGGTGATCTGGTTTTTTTCTAAAGCGGCTTTAAGTTCATCGATTTTTATGCGGGCAAGCTTCTGTTCTTCAACAAGCTTATCATTTAAATCCAGGTTCAATGCATTAACCTTATCCAGCTCAACCTCAATCTTTTCTACCTCAAGCCTTAGCTTATCCTTCTCTGTACTAACGGTAACAAATCTTTCACTTTGTTTTCGGTCTTTAAAAAACAAGTAAGCATTTGTGCCTATTAGAGCAGCAATAACGATGACCAGGAAGTAAATTTTGTTTCTATCACCCTTATTAATCTTTTGTGATTCCATTTTTAATAACGCTGTATCTTCTATAAATTAATATACTTTTGTTCTCCATAGGTAAGTGGGGGTACACAATTAATTTTAGCCGGGCGCAAATTAAAATTTTTTAAAAACTTATAAGAGTTTTTAAAAAAAATCGTTTACTTGCTAATGTTCATTTGTATTCAAATCAACACAGACACACAACCTGAATAAAAAATAAGACAGAAATAATGCTTAAAAACTTCCTATACGCACTTTTATCCTTAACTGTACTACCTTATATATTAAATGCACAACCTTTATCAAAAATTGCACCAAAAAGGGAGTTTAGAGGTGTTTGGGTGGCCACTGTTACCAATATAGACTGGCCATCGAAGCCTGGTTTAAGTATAGATCAACAAAAGCAGGAACTGATTGGTATCTTAGAAAGACATAAAAGCCAGGGAATGAATGCCATTATCTTGCAGGTTAGGCCTGCAGCCGATGCATTTTATGCAAAATCCAGAGAACCATGGAGTCAATGGTTGATGGGGAAACAGGGTTTGGCGCCAGCACCTGGGTATGATCCTTTGGCCTTTGCCATTAAAGAAGCCCATTTCAGGGGAATGGAGCTCCATGCCTGGTTTAATCCTTACAGAGCCAGTATGAGCAGCTCTACTGTGTTAAGCGAAAACCATGCTTATCGTAAACATCCCGATTGGTTTTTTACCTATGGTGGTAAAAAACAGTTTGATCCGGGTATTCCCGATGTGAGAGAATATATTGTTCAGGTAATTTTAGATGTGGTAAAGGGTTATGATATTGATGGTATTCACTTCGATGATTATTTTTATCCTTATAAACTAGAAGGGCAAACGATTAACGATAGCAATACTTTTTACAAATACCCTAATAATTTTTCGGATATCAAAGATTGGAGGCGCAACAATGTCGACCTCCTCATCAA
Proteins encoded in this region:
- a CDS encoding HAMP domain-containing sensor histidine kinase, whose translation is MKMSFGVKIRFLLLVLGCCLIATSISLSRFTTRGELLEHDAEEIQQKILLKEKAVQTFLANKQEVAKAKQFHLNPKNAIDFITSYRENNGINLLTFQNNQLKFWSTYKVSEIDPTTIKEGSSVLFFYNGWYEVIKSTQGNFCLVFLINIQSQYTFKETKYFKNDIDPILSKTKILTFASFTDKDVYVIKNLENKFLFGLKVKPGDADTHYSGTQLWLFIAGMLCICMFFNSLSSFIARRGHIAWGTFLLLFFFLAFRLTDLYYGWFNHRFSLDLFDPRIYADNFLMPSLGDFLLNVIALTWLLLFMYNHKEQYKFPEWIKRNKIIGIVIQAGLMVLIGRIVWDTDDIFFGLIFNSKINFDIVNILKLSGTSWVGIVILCLAWFQIYLITVVSATISSQLNVSNKERVIVFLIGFAGVLIYKLVVDFNAFFIVFALVLFIVARAVYLKEKNFSIGMFAIVFFCLAFNTSIKYTKYKDIKERSLREPLARKVQSSEDPNAIVALGTLGDEIVKDSFLKSYFSQNRKGGYAVLKNHIKDYLDGYLNRYDYQIYPYDKTGTAIENSDTPPINKYKNLVEAGSVKIDGSNFFYQVNNTFGYQDYFGIISVVNNGSLLGTLVLELRSKPYNYNNRLPDLLGDQKLIKDEDFKGYSIALYSNNKLLNQSGNYTYPLDGSTFKGKKDDFIISNDDELHYSHLIYKPTDSKMVVISKEKVDYVERLAALSFFFLIFIIFSLLLYGLIWLIKNLDDDKVGWFSINRSLMINANKILYKTRIQVSIVLAVVATLVIVGWGTYYYMNNEYRGQQDAILKDKIRKVQQNFEKQVFNNGIITNDENAAADFNNFADINNADLNLYDLSGNLIMTTYPKLYNYKIIGKKMGPKAFFSLSGLHRSEYINPKENIGSLIYAAAYAPIRNAQNKTIAYIGLPNYSNEEEYSDKLALFVSNLINLYALVFVAIGVLAVFLANQITNPLTFIQESISKTKIGQKNEPIVWRRHDEIGSLIKEYNHMISALEDSAIKLARSERESAWREMAKQVAHEIKNPLTPLKLGVQLLEKSWKEKDPNFELKFNKFSKSFIEQIDSLSKIASEFSNFAKMPDTNLERLSLLPIIEQAREVFKSTENVTIDVLNKSDRDIEIMADHDQLLRTFNNLLKNAIEAIDEETLCCITIIIYIDATNAYIEIKDNGKGIPPALQDKIFVPNFTTKTSGTGLGLAFVKQAVENAGGSVKFTSVSGLGTTFYLNFPLP